TCCGACCAGAAATATTTCATCTGTAACGCCGACGAAGGTGATCCGGGCGCGTTTATGGATCGTGCGGTGATCGAAGGCGATCCGTACAGAGTGCTTGAAGGTATGACTATTGCTTCTTATGCGATTGGGGCGTCAAAAGCCATCATCTATATTCGTGCAGAATATCCACTTGCTGTTCATCGATTGCGTGAATCTATAAAAAAAGTTAAAGAATATGGTCTGATAGGAAATAACATCCTTGATAGCGGATTTAATCTCGACATTGACATTATAATTAAGATGGGCGCAGGCGCATTTGTTTGCGGTGAAGAAACCGCATTGATAGCTTCTATTGAAGGTAAAAGGGGAATGCTGCGTCCCAGACCGCCATTTCCTACGGTTAGTGGTCTTTTTGGAAAACCAACCGTCATCAACAATGTTGAAACGATAGCAAATATTCCGATTATTTTAATCAACGGTGAAGACCGGTTTTCATCCATTGGAACAGCAAAGAGCAAAGGCACAAAAGTTTTTGCGCTGTCCGGAAAAATCAGTCGCACCGGCTTGGTCGAAGTTGCGATGGGAACGAAACTGCGCGAAATCATTTATGCAATAGGCGGCGGAATTCCAAACGGGAAAAAGTTTAAAGCGGTGCAAATTGGAGGTCCCAGCGGCGGTTGCATTCCGACTCAGCATTTGGATATAGAAATTGATTATGAAACATTACAGACTGTTGGCGCCGTTATGGGATCAGGCGGGTTAGTCGTAATGGATGGAACGACGTGTATGGTAGATGTCGCAAAATTTTTCATGGATTTTATTCAGAAAGAGAGTTGCGGGAAATGTATACCTTGCCGTGAAGGAACCAGACGGATGCTGGAAATACTCCAAAGTATTACACGTAGTCGAAGAAACGAATCAGGCAACGAAGCGCTGGAACGATTCAAAGGGATCATGTATCTCAACCGTT
This is a stretch of genomic DNA from Candidatus Marinimicrobia bacterium CG08_land_8_20_14_0_20_45_22. It encodes these proteins:
- a CDS encoding NADH-quinone oxidoreductase subunit F, which codes for MGTCGLGAGAGKTRAKIDEYLKTNQIEAEIVEVSCIGLCVDEPIVEIQLPGKNRVAFRKITENKVEKLLDTLLKRQTLPAENQICQHRSEKSTPWENVIFFDEHPFFAPQTRWVLANCGIIDPNNIDEYIAYGGYRALIKTLRNYTPAEVCDMMEKSGLRGRGVAGFPTGKKWKFALAEKSDQKYFICNADEGDPGAFMDRAVIEGDPYRVLEGMTIASYAIGASKAIIYIRAEYPLAVHRLRESIKKVKEYGLIGNNILDSGFNLDIDIIIKMGAGAFVCGEETALIASIEGKRGMLRPRPPFPTVSGLFGKPTVINNVETIANIPIILINGEDRFSSIGTAKSKGTKVFALSGKISRTGLVEVAMGTKLREIIYAIGGGIPNGKKFKAVQIGGPSGGCIPTQHLDIEIDYETLQTVGAVMGSGGLVVMDGTTCMVDVAKFFMDFIQKESCGKCIPCREGTRRMLEILQSITRSRRNESGNEALERFKGIMYLNRLASVIQDTSLCGLGKTSPNPVLSTLRWFRDEYEAHIYERRCPAGVCTELLIYEIDPAKCVGCTLCAKNCPANAIIGNPKTPHFIIADKCIGCGSCVEVCRFKAITVK